A genomic stretch from Hydrogenimonas urashimensis includes:
- a CDS encoding NAD-binding protein, protein MKQLFVKYLVSFSYLLESSSRYKRVKRFFDNLLNNDDYPYKKYFDIFMVFIILSSVTILVVDVREHVAYWLEWYDYYIVTIIFIIEYELRLWVHGDMHKIIIAHYEEAEFFEKPFSLKKVFSEIFAQKWEFVTSLPAIIDLVAILPSYREIRVLRVFVLFRAFKMLRYSRSLLQFFDILRSKKVELYALFLLLAFFTLIASMMIYVFEGAGQNPNINSLFDAIYWAVVTVTTVGYGDITPVTHEGRFISILVIITGLGAITFLTSIIVSAFGEKLPEIKQTRVLNQVAKVKDLNLVCGYGKIGQIVSQKLKARGEKILVIENDPQKVERAELDGHRVLQADATKSATLLQLKLCDNVKSIIAVTHNDIINVFITINARSLCKSVEIIARCSEKSVATKLKLAGANHLIMPEEIAGLLGAVYIGQPVAFDALQAILTRKKSARIDEVEVKRGSFLDGKKVGDFDFTGSRLVLLAVLKPLKPDEKMSHYVLFNPPEETQLHAHDILVVMGYNVSIADFKERMLESVRYKKRSA, encoded by the coding sequence TTGAAACAGCTCTTCGTAAAATATCTCGTCTCCTTCTCCTATCTGCTGGAGAGCTCTTCGCGCTACAAGCGCGTGAAGAGATTTTTTGACAATCTTCTCAACAACGACGATTACCCCTACAAAAAATATTTCGACATTTTCATGGTATTCATCATCCTCTCAAGTGTCACCATCCTCGTCGTGGATGTGCGCGAACATGTGGCCTACTGGCTGGAGTGGTACGATTATTACATTGTAACTATCATTTTCATCATCGAATATGAACTGCGCCTCTGGGTACACGGGGATATGCACAAAATCATCATCGCGCACTACGAAGAGGCGGAATTTTTCGAAAAGCCCTTTTCTTTGAAAAAGGTCTTTTCCGAAATTTTCGCCCAGAAATGGGAATTTGTCACTTCCCTGCCCGCTATCATCGACCTGGTCGCGATTCTTCCCAGCTACCGGGAAATCCGGGTTTTGCGGGTTTTCGTACTTTTCCGTGCTTTCAAGATGCTTCGCTACTCCAGGAGTCTGTTGCAGTTTTTCGACATTCTCCGTAGCAAGAAGGTTGAACTCTACGCCCTTTTTCTGCTGCTCGCATTTTTCACGCTGATCGCTTCGATGATGATCTATGTTTTCGAAGGGGCGGGGCAGAATCCCAATATCAATTCGCTTTTTGACGCCATCTACTGGGCCGTCGTCACCGTCACGACCGTTGGTTACGGCGACATCACTCCTGTAACTCACGAGGGGCGCTTCATTTCGATTCTGGTCATTATCACGGGTCTTGGGGCTATCACCTTCCTGACATCGATCATCGTTTCCGCCTTTGGTGAGAAACTGCCCGAAATCAAACAGACACGGGTTCTGAACCAGGTGGCGAAAGTCAAAGATCTCAATCTGGTATGCGGATACGGAAAGATCGGCCAGATCGTATCGCAGAAACTCAAAGCCCGCGGCGAGAAGATTCTGGTTATCGAAAACGATCCCCAGAAGGTCGAAAGGGCGGAACTTGACGGCCACAGAGTACTGCAGGCGGATGCCACCAAAAGCGCCACGCTGCTGCAGCTGAAGCTGTGCGACAATGTCAAGTCGATCATCGCGGTCACGCATAATGACATCATCAACGTTTTCATCACGATCAACGCACGAAGTCTTTGCAAGAGTGTGGAAATCATAGCGCGCTGCAGCGAGAAGAGTGTCGCCACGAAACTTAAACTTGCCGGCGCGAATCACCTGATCATGCCCGAAGAGATTGCCGGGCTCCTCGGGGCCGTTTATATCGGCCAGCCGGTCGCATTCGACGCGCTGCAGGCGATACTGACCCGCAAGAAATCGGCACGCATCGACGAAGTGGAGGTGAAGCGCGGTTCCTTCCTGGACGGCAAAAAAGTTGGGGATTTCGATTTTACCGGTTCACGGCTGGTGCTTTTGGCGGTGCTCAAACCTCTCAAACCGGATGAAAAGATGAGTCACTACGTACTCTTCAACCCTCCGGAGGAGACGCAGCTGCACGCCCATGACATTCTCGTCGTCATGGGCTACAATGTCAGTATCGCCGATTTCAAGGAAAGGATGCTCGAGAGTGTTCGATACAAAAAAAGATCAGCGTGA
- a CDS encoding potassium channel family protein, giving the protein MFDTKKDQREIVLFGYGKLGHRVYEMLSTYFSKITVVEQSDILTQDAKDHGIVKSFTVDFKHDQELMDLGLEGKILFCAMDEMAMNIFLVLSLKSMTQNATIISISTSAENTRKLKFIGADKVIDIYEASANRIVDIITRPAVTRVLDEIIFIDNGISLEEIEIPPNSFLEGKYVHDIDFKAMDLILVGITDKEMGDDFIFVSRGIDHKFDAGDILVLLGESPALDAFYKKLTESRQTSTESKRG; this is encoded by the coding sequence GTGTTCGATACAAAAAAAGATCAGCGTGAAATCGTGCTGTTCGGCTACGGGAAGCTGGGTCACCGAGTCTACGAGATGCTCTCGACCTATTTCTCCAAAATTACCGTGGTGGAGCAGAGTGACATACTGACGCAGGATGCCAAAGACCACGGCATCGTCAAATCCTTCACGGTCGACTTCAAGCATGACCAGGAGCTTATGGACCTGGGGCTGGAGGGGAAGATTCTCTTCTGTGCGATGGACGAAATGGCGATGAACATCTTCCTGGTGCTTTCACTCAAAAGCATGACGCAAAACGCCACGATCATCTCCATCTCTACTTCGGCGGAGAATACGAGAAAACTCAAATTCATCGGGGCCGACAAAGTGATCGACATCTACGAAGCGAGCGCCAACCGCATTGTCGACATCATTACCCGTCCAGCGGTAACGCGGGTTCTCGATGAGATCATTTTCATCGACAACGGCATCAGTCTCGAAGAGATCGAGATACCGCCGAACTCTTTCCTGGAAGGAAAATATGTGCATGACATCGATTTCAAGGCGATGGATCTGATTTTGGTCGGAATTACGGACAAGGAGATGGGAGACGATTTCATCTTCGTCTCACGCGGTATCGATCACAAGTTCGATGCGGGAGATATCCTGGTCCTGCTTGGCGAGAGCCCGGCGCTTGATGCGTTTTACAAAAAGCTGACGGAATCCCGCCAGACTTCAACAGAATCGAAAAGAGGTTGA
- a CDS encoding NAD(P)H-dependent glycerol-3-phosphate dehydrogenase, translating into MKKVAVVGAGKWGQALAHALSQKCDVVITSRRPRDLPNFVSLEMAMARDFVVIAISAQAIRGWLEEHRVFRDSHHLLIASKGIDAKTGAFMNEIFEEYLSPAQLSYLTGPSFAKEVMQSLPTALVVNSRNRMIAQEWSELFPDFIKTYTSTDVVGAEVGGAYKNVIAIAAGICEGLQLGENAKAALVSRGLVEMARFGTYFGAKEETFLSLSGAGDLFLTANSRLSRNFRVGLGLAQKKSLDEILKELGEVAEGVGTAHALHKISINNDIYLPIANEVYEILHGKSVKESLKDLLSHRRN; encoded by the coding sequence ATGAAAAAAGTAGCGGTCGTCGGAGCGGGAAAATGGGGACAGGCGCTTGCCCATGCGTTGAGTCAGAAATGCGATGTGGTCATCACATCCAGAAGGCCGCGCGACCTTCCGAATTTTGTTTCACTCGAGATGGCGATGGCGCGGGATTTCGTCGTCATCGCCATTTCCGCCCAGGCGATACGGGGGTGGCTCGAAGAGCACCGTGTATTCAGGGATTCCCACCATCTGCTCATCGCATCGAAGGGAATCGACGCGAAAACCGGCGCGTTCATGAACGAGATTTTCGAGGAGTATCTTTCGCCCGCCCAGCTCAGCTACCTTACGGGACCCTCCTTTGCCAAAGAGGTGATGCAATCTCTGCCCACGGCACTGGTGGTCAACAGCCGCAACCGTATGATCGCCCAGGAGTGGAGCGAACTTTTTCCCGATTTCATAAAAACCTATACCAGTACCGATGTCGTCGGTGCGGAAGTGGGCGGAGCCTACAAGAACGTCATCGCCATCGCGGCCGGAATCTGCGAAGGTCTGCAGCTGGGTGAAAATGCCAAGGCGGCTCTCGTTTCCCGGGGGCTCGTGGAGATGGCGCGCTTCGGGACCTATTTCGGTGCCAAAGAGGAGACTTTCCTTTCCCTCAGCGGGGCGGGCGATCTCTTTTTGACGGCCAACAGCCGACTTTCACGAAATTTCCGTGTCGGTCTGGGGCTGGCGCAGAAAAAGAGCCTTGATGAAATTCTAAAAGAGCTTGGCGAAGTGGCGGAAGGCGTCGGTACCGCCCATGCACTTCACAAAATTTCCATCAATAACGACATCTATCTGCCGATCGCCAACGAAGTCTACGAAATTTTGCACGGCAAGAGCGTCAAAGAGAGTCTGAAAGATCTACTATCGCACAGGAGGAACTGA
- a CDS encoding glutamate-5-semialdehyde dehydrogenase, with product MQNYLKEAKTSASVLATLSGEVKNRVLHSIADALEANDVFIIEHNRYDMEEGRRNNLSSALMDRLFLNEKRIAEMAQAVRDIASLKEPVGRILDGWVTDNGLRIEKVSIPIGVIGIIYESRPNVTSDAAALCFKSGNVAILKGGKEAQRSNEAIAKIIQNVLEEEGLPRSLISLLPDASREGVAKLIKMDKYVDLIIPRGGEALIRFVNENATVPVVKHDKGLCHTYIHADADFKEAVKIAVNAKCQRPGVCNAMETLIVDAAIAPKILPELKEAFDAESTRLLGDDATRAVIDVAPATEEDYDTEYLANTLSIRVVNGVDEAIAHIRRYGSGHSEAILTNNHRAAEKFLNEVDAACVYVNASTRFTDGGAFGFGAEVGISTNKLHARGPMGINDLTTYKYKIYGEGQIR from the coding sequence ATGCAGAACTATCTCAAAGAGGCCAAAACCTCCGCGTCGGTGCTGGCTACACTGAGTGGCGAGGTGAAAAACCGTGTCCTGCATTCGATTGCGGATGCCCTTGAAGCCAACGACGTATTTATTATCGAACACAACAGGTACGATATGGAGGAGGGGAGGCGGAACAACCTCTCCTCCGCCCTGATGGACCGTCTTTTCCTGAACGAGAAGCGCATCGCCGAGATGGCGCAGGCGGTCAGGGATATCGCATCTCTCAAAGAGCCGGTGGGACGGATACTCGACGGATGGGTTACCGACAACGGTCTGCGAATTGAGAAGGTCAGCATTCCCATCGGTGTCATCGGCATCATCTACGAGTCGCGTCCCAATGTCACGAGCGATGCGGCGGCGCTCTGTTTCAAAAGCGGCAACGTTGCGATCCTCAAAGGCGGAAAAGAGGCGCAGCGGAGCAACGAGGCGATCGCGAAAATCATCCAGAATGTCCTTGAAGAGGAGGGGCTTCCGCGTTCCTTGATCAGTCTGCTTCCCGATGCCAGCCGCGAAGGTGTGGCGAAACTGATCAAAATGGACAAGTACGTCGATCTGATCATTCCGCGCGGGGGTGAAGCGTTGATCCGTTTCGTCAATGAAAATGCGACGGTGCCTGTTGTCAAGCATGACAAAGGGCTCTGTCACACCTACATCCATGCCGACGCCGATTTTAAGGAGGCGGTGAAGATCGCGGTCAACGCCAAATGCCAGCGTCCGGGTGTCTGCAATGCGATGGAGACGCTGATCGTCGATGCGGCCATCGCCCCGAAGATTCTTCCGGAGCTCAAAGAGGCGTTCGATGCGGAATCGACCCGGCTGCTCGGGGACGATGCGACACGTGCCGTCATCGATGTCGCTCCCGCGACGGAAGAGGATTACGATACGGAGTATCTGGCCAACACCCTTTCGATCCGAGTGGTCAACGGTGTGGACGAGGCGATCGCCCATATCCGTCGCTACGGTTCGGGACACTCCGAAGCGATTCTGACCAACAATCACCGGGCCGCCGAAAAATTTCTCAACGAAGTGGACGCTGCCTGCGTCTACGTCAACGCGTCGACCCGTTTTACCGACGGAGGCGCCTTCGGTTTCGGCGCGGAGGTTGGCATCAGTACCAACAAACTCCATGCGAGAGGGCCGATGGGCATCAACGATCTGACTACTTACAAGTACAAAATCTACGGAGAGGGACAGATTCGCTGA
- a CDS encoding ATP-binding cassette domain-containing protein, giving the protein MAETVLDIRNLTFGYTKKKLLYKNFSLSLKVGEIVTILGPSGSGKSTLFELIAGNLKPMTGKIEKAPFSQVFQDPYSSFHPTYTVENQIADVADLQGIESLCRQIGFDYALLRKYPHELSGGQLQRASILRSLLMKPKLLLADEPTSALDNLIQLDVMKLLLKTLERVGILMITHDRDLAKWCSDRIIELA; this is encoded by the coding sequence ATGGCCGAGACCGTTTTGGATATCCGCAACCTCACCTTCGGTTATACGAAAAAAAAACTGCTCTATAAAAATTTCTCCCTTTCGCTGAAAGTGGGGGAAATTGTCACGATTCTCGGCCCGAGCGGGAGCGGGAAGAGCACGTTGTTCGAACTGATCGCCGGCAATCTCAAACCTATGACAGGGAAGATCGAAAAAGCCCCTTTTTCCCAGGTTTTTCAAGACCCCTACAGCTCTTTTCATCCCACCTATACCGTCGAAAACCAGATCGCGGATGTCGCCGATCTGCAGGGCATCGAATCGCTGTGCCGCCAGATAGGATTCGATTATGCCCTGCTTCGGAAGTATCCCCATGAACTTTCGGGCGGGCAGCTTCAGCGTGCGTCCATTCTACGCTCGCTTTTGATGAAACCCAAACTGCTTCTTGCCGACGAGCCGACGTCCGCTCTGGATAATCTGATTCAGCTTGATGTGATGAAACTTCTTTTGAAGACACTGGAGAGAGTCGGTATTCTGATGATTACGCATGACCGCGATCTGGCGAAATGGTGCAGTGACCGCATCATCGAACTTGCATAA
- a CDS encoding WD40 repeat domain-containing protein, producing MKSLLFFLLFAYALIGQDITPSAVFSVRGYVNDFVVSDGKLFVATDRGTVDIFDLKKMALVYQIVLNPTEDGWGERVPVRILSVDVQDRRILVTGIVKDGFRAVWLFENLRLKPIVDAKEKLMLKEAHFADDGHIVMGTFSSELIRYSLQERAPLYRRQLNDTAIGDMAMSLDRRFVVTSDESGAVRVVCAKTGKVVRELPSKHLDNVFHVAAGKDVIVTGGNDRRVCIFGKKRNYVIRTDFPVYCVGVSPEGKTGVYLKGDDQILQLFDIETGKETDRLVGHKALVNQIRFLDETTLLSSEKGPYVYLWKIKSANPR from the coding sequence ATGAAGTCGCTACTCTTTTTTCTTCTTTTCGCCTATGCATTGATAGGGCAGGATATTACTCCATCCGCAGTTTTCTCGGTCAGAGGCTATGTCAACGATTTTGTTGTTTCCGACGGAAAACTCTTTGTCGCAACCGACAGAGGCACCGTCGATATTTTCGATTTGAAAAAGATGGCGCTGGTTTATCAAATTGTCTTGAACCCAACCGAAGACGGATGGGGAGAGAGGGTCCCTGTGAGGATTTTGAGCGTCGATGTTCAGGACCGTCGCATTCTTGTTACAGGTATCGTGAAAGATGGCTTTCGGGCTGTGTGGCTCTTTGAAAACCTGAGACTCAAGCCGATTGTGGATGCAAAAGAGAAATTGATGCTCAAGGAGGCACACTTCGCCGATGACGGCCACATCGTAATGGGGACGTTCAGTTCCGAATTGATCCGATATTCCCTGCAGGAGAGAGCGCCCCTGTATCGCAGACAGCTCAACGATACGGCGATCGGAGATATGGCGATGAGCCTGGACCGGCGCTTTGTCGTAACGTCCGATGAGAGCGGCGCCGTACGTGTCGTGTGCGCGAAGACGGGAAAAGTGGTGCGTGAGCTTCCATCAAAACATCTGGACAATGTCTTTCATGTCGCTGCAGGCAAAGATGTGATAGTAACGGGGGGAAACGACAGGCGGGTCTGTATCTTCGGGAAAAAGCGAAATTATGTGATTCGTACCGACTTTCCCGTCTATTGCGTAGGCGTGAGTCCGGAAGGGAAAACAGGTGTCTATCTCAAAGGCGACGATCAAATCCTGCAGCTTTTTGATATCGAAACGGGCAAAGAGACGGACCGCCTTGTCGGCCATAAGGCTCTCGTCAATCAAATCCGCTTTCTGGATGAAACGACGCTGCTCAGTTCCGAGAAGGGGCCGTATGTCTACTTATGGAAAATCAAAAGCGCTAACCCACGGTAA
- a CDS encoding translation initiation factor eIF-2B, with protein sequence MAERIDAHIAEIRNDSVHGATFLTKKALAAIREAAVAGSQEKTLRKAALQIAAARPMMASLFNVANGLLFQLDEDAGRDAVIAYCDAFAESMDRAAASVLESGIERIAGARTVLTHSYSSLVCETLLAAAGRGERFRVVCTESRPGNEGVALAERVCKAGIETSLAIDASAGFMMQRIDLVLLGADGVGRFGLVHKMGTYPIALAARESQVPFVSLATSEKFWPAEVRYVSEPSKPSDEIGGKNVCFDAINLYFDVTPLRLVDTVVTEESALEAGGILDLCGSKPLHPLLKKSVG encoded by the coding sequence ATGGCCGAGCGTATTGATGCGCATATCGCCGAGATTCGCAACGATTCCGTTCACGGCGCTACTTTTCTGACAAAAAAAGCGCTTGCGGCGATTCGGGAAGCGGCGGTGGCGGGATCGCAGGAGAAGACGTTGCGAAAAGCGGCGCTGCAGATCGCGGCCGCACGGCCCATGATGGCATCTTTGTTCAATGTCGCCAACGGGCTGTTGTTTCAGCTCGACGAAGATGCCGGCAGGGATGCCGTGATCGCCTATTGCGACGCTTTTGCCGAATCGATGGATCGCGCCGCCGCCTCCGTTTTGGAGTCCGGCATCGAAAGGATCGCCGGTGCCCGAACCGTTTTGACCCACTCCTACAGTTCGCTGGTGTGTGAAACATTGCTTGCGGCCGCCGGACGGGGAGAGAGATTCCGTGTCGTATGCACGGAGTCTCGGCCCGGAAACGAAGGCGTGGCGCTTGCCGAAAGAGTGTGCAAAGCGGGGATCGAGACATCGCTGGCCATCGACGCATCCGCGGGTTTTATGATGCAGCGGATCGATCTCGTACTTCTCGGAGCGGATGGCGTCGGCCGATTCGGCCTCGTTCACAAAATGGGAACCTATCCGATCGCGCTTGCCGCCCGCGAGAGCCAGGTGCCGTTCGTGTCGCTCGCAACCTCGGAAAAATTCTGGCCCGCAGAGGTTAGATACGTTTCGGAACCGTCGAAACCTTCCGATGAAATCGGAGGCAAAAACGTCTGTTTCGATGCGATCAATCTCTATTTCGACGTGACGCCGCTTCGGCTTGTCGATACGGTAGTGACGGAAGAGAGCGCATTGGAAGCCGGAGGGATCCTCGATCTATGCGGCTCGAAGCCTCTGCATCCGCTGTTGAAAAAATCAGTGGGTTGA
- a CDS encoding nicotinate phosphoribosyltransferase, giving the protein MKFGFVDEKNMSLLTDLYELTMAQAYFDHRMNGRAVFDFFARHTKKRSYLVSAGLEQLLYYLESLRFEPEEIDFLRQTGRFSSDFLDYLTTFRFTGDVYAVEEGEILFENEPFVRVEAPLIEAQIIETFLINTMQISILVATKALRCHSVAKGTGLVDFGLRRAHGTDAGMKAARSAYIGGFIGTSNVLAGKEFGLPIFGTMAHSFILAHDTEESAFEHFARSYPDNTILLVDTFDTIEGVRDAVKTVRKLGMKTFKGVRLDSGDILTLSKAARKILDDAGYNDAMVLVSGGLNEYKIKDLLERGAPIDAWGVGTELVVSADSPYLDCAYKLVEYEGRPKMKFSPGKLTLPAKKQIFREYRDGKIHKDTIALHNEDMRGTPLLRHCMSGGKTIVPIPSLEVIRDQTLRNFEQLPEELKVLESKERFKPAISEKLSALLEAMEKSTH; this is encoded by the coding sequence ATGAAATTTGGATTCGTCGACGAAAAAAACATGAGTCTATTGACCGATCTGTACGAGTTGACGATGGCGCAGGCCTACTTCGACCATCGGATGAACGGCAGGGCCGTTTTCGATTTTTTTGCGCGGCACACAAAGAAACGATCCTACCTGGTAAGTGCCGGCCTTGAACAGCTTCTGTACTATCTCGAATCGCTGCGTTTTGAACCGGAAGAGATCGACTTTCTGCGACAAACGGGCAGATTCAGCAGCGACTTTCTGGACTACCTCACCACCTTCCGTTTCACCGGCGACGTCTACGCCGTCGAAGAAGGGGAGATTCTCTTTGAAAACGAACCTTTCGTTCGCGTCGAAGCACCTCTGATCGAAGCGCAGATTATCGAAACTTTTCTGATCAACACGATGCAGATCTCCATTCTCGTGGCCACGAAGGCTTTGCGATGCCACAGTGTGGCCAAAGGGACCGGACTGGTCGATTTCGGCCTCAGACGTGCCCATGGCACCGATGCCGGAATGAAAGCGGCCCGAAGCGCGTATATCGGCGGATTCATCGGAACCTCGAATGTCCTGGCGGGTAAAGAGTTCGGCCTGCCGATTTTCGGGACGATGGCACACTCCTTCATTCTCGCCCACGACACAGAGGAGAGCGCGTTCGAACACTTCGCCCGAAGTTACCCCGACAACACCATTCTGCTGGTCGATACGTTCGACACGATCGAGGGGGTAAGAGATGCCGTCAAGACCGTCCGGAAACTGGGAATGAAAACGTTCAAAGGCGTGAGACTCGACAGCGGAGATATTCTGACACTCTCGAAAGCGGCCCGAAAAATCCTGGACGATGCGGGATACAACGATGCGATGGTTTTGGTAAGCGGCGGCCTCAACGAATACAAGATCAAAGATCTTTTGGAGCGGGGCGCCCCGATCGACGCATGGGGTGTAGGCACGGAACTGGTCGTTTCTGCGGACAGCCCGTATCTTGACTGCGCCTACAAACTGGTCGAATATGAGGGCCGTCCGAAAATGAAATTCAGCCCGGGCAAACTTACGCTTCCGGCAAAAAAACAGATTTTCAGAGAGTATCGGGACGGAAAGATCCACAAAGACACGATCGCTCTTCATAACGAAGATATGCGGGGCACGCCCCTCCTGCGCCACTGCATGAGCGGCGGCAAAACGATCGTACCGATTCCCTCTCTTGAGGTCATACGCGACCAAACCCTGCGAAATTTCGAACAGCTTCCGGAAGAGCTCAAAGTGCTTGAATCCAAAGAACGGTTCAAGCCGGCGATCAGTGAAAAACTCTCCGCTCTGCTGGAAGCTATGGAAAAATCAACCCACTGA
- a CDS encoding nicotinamidase, whose product MRIRITETDALIVVDMQKDFMPGGALPVPGADTIVPVVNKYVERFAQTGNPVYLTRDWHPDNHISFSSNGGVWPKHCRQHTEGAAFAKGLAIPSDNRFIVSKGVSEDFDAYSGFQGTILESLLRERGVKRVFVCGVATDYCVKHTVLGAENLGFRTVLLEDALRGVDVKPGDSARAVDAMLERGSVLCTFEDLV is encoded by the coding sequence ATGCGGATCAGAATCACCGAAACGGATGCTCTGATCGTCGTGGACATGCAAAAGGATTTCATGCCCGGCGGGGCGCTGCCCGTGCCGGGAGCGGATACCATCGTTCCCGTTGTCAACAAATATGTGGAGCGATTTGCGCAGACGGGCAATCCTGTCTACCTTACAAGGGACTGGCATCCCGACAATCACATCTCGTTTTCCTCCAACGGCGGTGTATGGCCAAAGCATTGTCGGCAGCATACGGAAGGGGCGGCCTTTGCGAAAGGGCTTGCCATTCCTTCGGACAACCGTTTCATCGTCTCCAAGGGGGTTTCGGAAGATTTCGATGCCTATTCGGGTTTTCAGGGGACGATTCTTGAATCGCTGCTTCGTGAGAGGGGTGTCAAGCGGGTGTTCGTCTGCGGAGTGGCGACCGACTACTGCGTCAAACACACGGTGCTGGGGGCGGAAAATCTCGGTTTTCGCACGGTGCTTCTTGAAGATGCCCTCAGGGGCGTGGATGTCAAGCCGGGCGATTCTGCCCGGGCCGTCGATGCGATGCTTGAGCGGGGCAGCGTACTTTGCACATTTGAGGATCTGGTCTAA
- a CDS encoding lysophospholipid acyltransferase family protein produces MKIFARIRFYYSALVISVVVSIMILLLGLFPERKGSILHFWNKVMLFLLGAGVEVAGRPDEKAQLYLINHQGIVDIITLEALLDKNLRWVAKKELFEVPWFGKLLSGAEMIGIDREDRRGLIKLMKDVKESLEVMHRPVAIFPEGTRSKDQKLLPFKEGAKFIAEKFGLRVQPVVILGSKSVVNEHEKTSTGGDLKVIFLPSIDVANAPKDWYERLHRQMQETIESEYEAHAISR; encoded by the coding sequence ATGAAGATCTTTGCTCGAATTAGATTCTACTACTCCGCTCTTGTCATTTCTGTCGTCGTATCGATCATGATCCTCCTGCTCGGACTTTTTCCCGAGAGAAAAGGTTCCATCCTGCACTTCTGGAACAAAGTGATGCTCTTTTTACTGGGGGCGGGAGTCGAAGTCGCAGGCCGGCCGGACGAGAAGGCGCAGCTTTATCTGATCAACCACCAGGGCATCGTCGACATCATCACCCTTGAAGCGCTTCTGGACAAAAACCTCCGATGGGTCGCGAAAAAGGAGCTTTTCGAAGTTCCCTGGTTCGGCAAACTGCTCAGCGGCGCGGAAATGATCGGCATCGACAGGGAAGATCGCCGGGGACTCATCAAGCTGATGAAGGATGTCAAGGAGTCACTGGAGGTGATGCACCGACCCGTCGCCATCTTTCCGGAGGGGACCCGCTCGAAAGACCAGAAGCTTCTTCCATTCAAGGAGGGGGCAAAATTCATCGCGGAAAAATTCGGACTGCGCGTCCAGCCCGTGGTGATTCTGGGAAGCAAGAGTGTCGTCAACGAGCATGAAAAAACGTCCACAGGAGGTGATCTGAAAGTGATATTCCTCCCCTCCATCGATGTCGCCAACGCTCCCAAGGACTGGTACGAAAGGCTTCACAGGCAGATGCAGGAGACCATCGAAAGCGAATACGAAGCCCACGCCATCAGCCGCTGA
- the purQ gene encoding phosphoribosylformylglycinamidine synthase subunit PurQ, producing MNVTVLQFPGTNCEYDTRYAFERLDQEVKIVWHEEDVIPANTDLVVVPGGFSYGDYLRSGAIARFSPVMKAVKAYADNGGYVLGICNGFQILLESHLLPGAMKRNENLHFVSKHQYLKIENSDNRFLRHCREGETLNIPIAHAEGNYYIDEERLKRLYDNGQVLLTYCDENGNPDNPNGSIDNIAGICNETKNVFGLMPHPERAMEPILGSADGVRMLEGFIL from the coding sequence ATGAACGTCACGGTTCTGCAGTTCCCCGGCACCAACTGCGAGTACGACACCCGTTACGCATTCGAGCGTCTGGACCAGGAGGTGAAGATCGTTTGGCACGAAGAGGATGTGATTCCCGCCAACACCGATCTCGTCGTCGTTCCCGGCGGATTCAGCTATGGCGATTATCTGCGAAGCGGCGCCATCGCACGATTCAGTCCCGTTATGAAAGCTGTGAAAGCCTATGCCGACAACGGTGGATATGTGCTTGGCATCTGCAACGGGTTCCAGATACTTCTTGAAAGCCATCTGCTGCCCGGCGCGATGAAACGCAACGAAAATCTTCACTTCGTCTCGAAACATCAGTATCTCAAAATTGAAAACAGTGACAATCGCTTCCTCAGACACTGCCGCGAGGGCGAAACACTCAATATCCCCATCGCTCACGCCGAAGGCAACTACTACATCGACGAAGAACGCCTCAAAAGACTCTATGACAACGGACAGGTACTGCTTACGTACTGTGATGAAAACGGCAACCCCGACAATCCGAACGGCTCGATCGACAATATCGCCGGCATCTGCAACGAAACGAAAAATGTTTTTGGCCTGATGCCCCATCCAGAAAGGGCCATGGAGCCTATTCTCGGATCCGCCGACGGTGTCAGAATGCTGGAAGGGTTTATCCTTTAA
- the purS gene encoding phosphoribosylformylglycinamidine synthase subunit PurS has product MKAIVNVYLKEGVLDPQGKAVHHALGSLGFGNVSDVRVGKQIVLDLEADSMHDAQKEVEKMCETLLANTVIEDYSIEIVQ; this is encoded by the coding sequence ATGAAAGCCATCGTCAACGTCTATCTCAAAGAAGGTGTTCTCGACCCGCAGGGCAAAGCGGTCCACCACGCTCTCGGTTCGCTGGGATTTGGCAACGTCTCCGATGTCCGTGTAGGCAAACAGATCGTTCTCGACCTTGAGGCCGACTCGATGCACGACGCCCAGAAAGAGGTGGAGAAGATGTGCGAAACGCTGCTGGCCAATACCGTCATCGAAGATTACAGCATCGAGATTGTGCAATGA